tttgaaatttaaattttatattatttttattatattatttatcgtatataaaatattccacgttttataaagtttaaatgtggtttatatataattttactatatattaacaaaatatattaaggcattaagaaaacataaagataacttttttataacatcATACATAGAGATAATTATTGTGAACATAAAGCAAATAATACAATTATTTATGTatacttatataatatgtaaaaatatataactattaaGCTTTAATTCTAacgaaatcatatatatataaaaaatttaaataatattattttattgatttgtgtcatattttgaattataaaatttttaatatgtttcatttctatatctaaatatatttttattttttgaatatttttgtttgcaaTTGATTATAGACACTAGAAAAAGTGCAAAAAGAAGAGCATAAAATTTAACACTCTGTTTGGTTCGTTTCTGACAAATGTATCGGAGAACGTGACaatcataattatataataattaattaattaatcaagaGGCTCGaaaacttattaaaatgttttcttacacctcttcatattgaaagtttgtCCTAATCGATAATAGTTGTCGATGACGACGTAAGTTTTCTCTTGTCATGATGTCAAAAAAGTCATACGTTTTATTTTCTACCTATTTAAATGAGGATTGGATAATAGAAGTATGTTTGACCAGAAAAAGGACaactgaaatatttatttttgataataaaatggagagaaataaataaacgtattttaattttgaagcAATTAATAATACGTGTTAAAAAACAGTTGAACTCACACCGCGtaatataaaaaagagaaatgaaGTAACCCCAACGGAGGAGCAGTGAGAAAAAAGTCAAGAGGCgcatttgttatatatttttcggaattatttaaataaatggtCAATAAATGATgtctttaaaataaattttaaaataaaatatataaatacccTGTGTCTCCATGATGTACAGAGACAGAGAGACTCCACAAAGAAACGCAAGTCGCTTTCCACACACGTGATCGTTCGTcgacttttcttcttctcctttatcttcatctctctctctctcgtctccTAACCTTTTCAGAGGATGATGAATTAGGGTTTAATCAATCTAACCAAAAAGAGGAGAAatccatatattttatttttttttgtcatatttttctatTGGGCTGCTTGTTTATATCTCCAGGTAACTATTTTCTTCCAATCGATTATTGATATTCAAGATATACGATTATAGGTAGTTAGATAGATCTTTTACATGGGAGGTTTTGGTAGATCGATGTGTTATGAGTCTGCAGATTACTACTCTCTAGGATGATACAAATACTAATTGTTTAGTCTTCATCAAGTATGGTTGATCTATaggaaaaatattctaaatattctaaatatttatcgtcaaattttcatttttattcacaAATGATGATCCCTTCTATATCTGGGGGTTTACTCGATGTTCCGTAATCTTGAGTTGTTCGAAGTTGACAATCTCATCCCTTTTATGGAAATCGAATTCATATATTGTTTGACCTCTTTCTAATTCTGAGTTTATGGTTTGACTGTTTTGGTTTTGTACTAACCGGTTCTTCTCTTACTGGCTCTGGTTTAGGTTTAACCGGCTCTGTTTTTACTCACGATGATGTTTAACGAGATGGGAATGTTAGGCGGGAACATGGACTTGTACTCTTCGTCCTCTCTCGGGGAACTCGACTTCTGTCCCGCACCACACCCTGAACCGGATTCTATTGTTGAAGACGACTACACAGATGACGACGAGATCGATGTGGACGAGCTCGAGAGGAGGATGTGGAGAGACAAGATGCGTCTCAAACGTCTCAAGGAGCAGGACAACAAGAGCAGCAAACAAGGAGTTGATTATGATTCCGCCAAGCAGAGACAGTCTCAGGAGCAAGCGAGGAGGAAGAAAATGTCCAGAGCGCAAGACGGGATCTTGAAGTACATGCTGAAGATGATGGAAGTCTGCAAAGCTCAAGGCTTTGTCTACGGTATCATACCCGAGAACGGGAAGCCTGTCACCGGGGCTTCCGATAATCTCCGTGAGTGGTGGAAAGATAAAGTCAGGTTTGACCGTAACGGTCCTGCTGCTATAAGTAAGTACCAAGCGGATAACAACGTCCCTGGGGCTTGTGAAAATAACGGTTTGATTGGACCTACGCCGCACACGTTGCAAGAGCTTCAGGACACGACTCTTGGGTCGCTTTTGTCTGCGTTGATGCAGCATTGTGACCCTCCTCAGAGACGGTTTCCTTTGGAGAAAGGTGTGCCTCCTCCGTGGTGGCCTAACGGGAAAGAGGACTGGTGGTGTCAGCTCGGTTTGGCGAAAGACCAAGGTCCTGCTCCTTACAAGAAGCCTCATGATTTGAAGAAGGCGTGGAAAGTGGGCGTTTTGACTGCGGTTATTAAGCATATGTTTCCTGATGTTGGTAAGATTCGGAAGCTCGTGAGGCAGTCTAAATGTTTGCAGGATAAGATGACTGCTAAAGAGAGTGCTACTTGGCTTGCTATTGTTAACCAAGAAGAGGCCCTGGCTCGGGAGCTTTATCCTGAGTCTTGCcctcctctttcttctttgacAGGCGGTGGGAGCTGCTCGCTTCTGATGAATGATTGTGGTCAGTACGACGTTGAAGGGTTTGAGAAGGAGACTCGTTATGAAGTGGAAGAGGTGAAGCCTGTGAAGGAAGAAGTCTCATCAGAGTTCATGAGGAAGAGGAAGCCTGACAGAGACTTGAACGCTGTAATGGATAGAACGGTCTTCTTCACCTGTGAGAATCCTGGATGTGTCCATAGCGAAATCAGCAGGGGGTTTTTGGACAGGAGCTCAAGAGACAACCATCAATTAGGTTGTCCACACCGAGACAGTTGCGTACTTTATGGAGCAGGACCGTccaggttccatgtgaacgaaGTTAAGCCTGTCGTTGGATTTTCTCAGCCAAGGCCGGTGAACTCAGTGGACCAACCTATTGACTTAACCGGTATTGGAGTTCCTGAAGATGGGCAGAAGATGATCTCCGAGCTTATGTCTATGTACGACAGGAACGTCCAGAGCAACCAAACTTCTATGGTTGTGGAGAATCAAAACGTGACACTGCTTCAACCAATGGTCCAGAATCAGTTCCAAGGAAACATTGTGGAAGGAAGTTTCTTTGAAGAGTTTAACATCCCAAACAGagctaacaacaacaacagcagcaACCAAATGTTTTTCCAAGGGAACAACAATGGGTTCAACTACGACACCACTCACAACAACA
The Brassica napus cultivar Da-Ae chromosome A1, Da-Ae, whole genome shotgun sequence DNA segment above includes these coding regions:
- the LOC106435571 gene encoding protein ETHYLENE INSENSITIVE 3-like, with the translated sequence MMFNEMGMLGGNMDLYSSSSLGELDFCPAPHPEPDSIVEDDYTDDDEIDVDELERRMWRDKMRLKRLKEQDNKSSKQGVDYDSAKQRQSQEQARRKKMSRAQDGILKYMLKMMEVCKAQGFVYGIIPENGKPVTGASDNLREWWKDKVRFDRNGPAAISKYQADNNVPGACENNGLIGPTPHTLQELQDTTLGSLLSALMQHCDPPQRRFPLEKGVPPPWWPNGKEDWWCQLGLAKDQGPAPYKKPHDLKKAWKVGVLTAVIKHMFPDVGKIRKLVRQSKCLQDKMTAKESATWLAIVNQEEALARELYPESCPPLSSLTGGGSCSLLMNDCGQYDVEGFEKETRYEVEEVKPVKEEVSSEFMRKRKPDRDLNAVMDRTVFFTCENPGCVHSEISRGFLDRSSRDNHQLGCPHRDSCVLYGAGPSRFHVNEVKPVVGFSQPRPVNSVDQPIDLTGIGVPEDGQKMISELMSMYDRNVQSNQTSMVVENQNVTLLQPMVQNQFQGNIVEGSFFEEFNIPNRANNNNSSNQMFFQGNNNGFNYDTTHNNNFEAAQNNSRSNRFQDVYDSAPFDMASFVYRDDMSMPGVAGTMDGMHQKQHDASLWF